A DNA window from Maribellus comscasis contains the following coding sequences:
- a CDS encoding RagB/SusD family nutrient uptake outer membrane protein: MKKIYIIPIIISILLFSGCEDYLTTVPSDQYTVENFWSSEEEAQAGLTGVYQVLRGYHANQVLYSSQVTPNSSRFDDPGGWRSLARGVAQTTNPLFQSAWDNNYRGIGRANTVIDNVNTENLKETDTDIIDQIVGEAKFLRAYFYFDLVYKFGGVPLILETPDNAIHGEMGRNERSEVITQILIDLEDAIALLALNNDPGRITKGAAMALKARVLLYEERWSEAASTAQQVINLDKYSLFPNYRGLFMLENENNSEVIWDIQFKLTEFGHGYDDAVDRHSNNSPLKGLVDAYYMTDGMSIGESSMYDPEDPYANRDPRLYQTIRLMGHMYNGNIDTEQQLDQTGFGTKKFTTYSDDTEIAEIPGGQSEVNPIVIRYAEVLLTYAEATNEAEGPVESVYDAINQIRNRPTVDMPDLPTGLTQDEMRQEIRHERRIELAMEGKYLEDIKRWKTAEIELNGPVYDWEGNVYENRAFDPDRDYLWAIPTQEIDLNPNLQQNPGW; encoded by the coding sequence ATGAAAAAAATATATATTATTCCTATAATTATAAGTATCCTTCTATTTTCAGGCTGCGAAGATTACTTGACAACTGTTCCATCAGACCAATACACGGTTGAAAATTTCTGGAGCTCTGAAGAAGAAGCACAAGCCGGACTGACGGGTGTATATCAGGTTCTTAGAGGATACCATGCAAATCAGGTTTTATATAGCTCCCAGGTAACTCCCAATTCATCGCGATTTGATGACCCGGGCGGCTGGAGGAGTCTGGCAAGAGGAGTCGCTCAAACTACAAACCCGTTGTTTCAATCAGCATGGGACAACAATTACCGGGGAATTGGACGAGCAAATACTGTGATTGATAATGTGAATACTGAAAATCTAAAAGAAACGGACACTGATATTATTGACCAGATTGTGGGCGAGGCAAAATTCTTACGTGCTTATTTTTATTTTGATTTGGTATATAAATTTGGAGGAGTTCCATTAATACTTGAAACACCTGACAATGCCATACATGGAGAAATGGGGCGGAATGAAAGAAGTGAGGTTATCACTCAAATCTTAATCGATTTGGAAGATGCTATAGCACTCCTTGCCCTGAACAATGATCCAGGCAGGATTACAAAAGGAGCAGCTATGGCATTAAAAGCCAGGGTACTTTTATACGAAGAGAGATGGAGTGAAGCAGCAAGTACCGCTCAACAGGTAATAAATTTAGACAAGTATTCTTTGTTCCCGAATTACAGGGGCTTATTTATGTTGGAAAATGAAAATAATTCTGAAGTAATTTGGGATATACAATTCAAATTAACAGAGTTCGGCCATGGATACGACGACGCAGTAGACCGCCATAGCAATAATTCACCGTTAAAAGGCCTTGTTGATGCCTATTACATGACCGATGGAATGTCGATCGGGGAATCTTCTATGTATGATCCGGAAGATCCGTATGCTAACAGAGATCCTCGATTGTATCAAACAATCCGGTTAATGGGGCATATGTATAACGGAAATATTGATACAGAACAGCAACTCGATCAAACCGGCTTTGGCACAAAAAAATTCACTACTTACAGTGACGATACTGAAATTGCTGAGATTCCGGGAGGACAAAGTGAGGTTAATCCAATTGTAATAAGATACGCAGAAGTATTGCTTACATACGCTGAAGCAACAAACGAAGCAGAAGGTCCAGTGGAGTCGGTTTATGATGCAATTAATCAAATAAGAAACCGGCCAACAGTAGATATGCCTGACTTACCGACAGGATTAACTCAGGATGAAATGAGACAGGAAATTCGCCACGAGAGACGAATTGAGCTGGCAATGGAAGGGAAATATCTGGAAGATATTAAACGATGGAAAACTGCGGAGATTGAATTAAATGGCCCTGTGTATGATTGGGAAGGTAACGTATATGAAAATCGCGCGTTTGACCCCGATCGGGATTACCTGTGGGCGATTCCTACTCAGGAAATAGACCTGAATCCTAATTTACAACAAAATCCGGGTTGGTAA
- a CDS encoding TonB-dependent receptor: MKKKLHTWETFYPGEKKLLLIMRLTIFLILVSVFASTASVYSQATKLTVKMKDRRIAEVFDAIEQQSEFYFFYNRDNFNDNNLVSVDMEGKTIEQILNQLFKGQAVTYEIVNRNILIKTKSSYPGISEIQQEAVSGKVTDTRGQPLPGVTVLVKGTSQGTVTTTDGEYSISNIAENAVLVFSFVGMKSREVVVGNQTRIDIVLEEEAIGLDEVVAIGYGTQKKRDLTAAISTVGAEELSNRPITNSTQTLQGTKGIYVNQLGAQPGRSDASIRIRGLGTLNNNNPLVLVDGVEFSLSDVNPNDIESISVLKDAAAAAIYGSRAASGVILVTTKSGERTKGFHINYNNYFGMEKVIGLPNFITDPVRVLELTNLAKLNAGQNPWYSDEMIEEYRQGMETDPIVYPHNDWFDIMFDTGFIQNHNVRFTGGADNYNFSLSLGYQDHNGALMGTTSDKYSIALNSRANITDRLSIGIIFNGQLNVFDEALAGTPYLMNTVFKNAGLGYEPTYTADGKYANHWFITPGHYQFRNPIAVATEGINNHRNEHYYFILDAQYELPGNFTYKVKGSYAKENNLNTQFEPLVYQYDAKTGASKTILIADASVRRASKSIVNNYDLNFNQTLNWNKEIENHVINALVGYEVKEFNYNNLYGYIEGFLGNGLTTLNAGSTGPQTTGTNSRNSLMSFFGRLEYNYNSKYLFQGNFRYDGSSRFAEGRKWGLFPSFSAGWRIGQENFMENISWLDDLKIRGSWGQLGNERVPSFRYVNLVNLGYDYSFGSTIEPGAAIAMYNDPTLTWETSTTSNIGVDAYLLNNSLNFSVELFKKRTSDILHNVSIPTQVGDLTGPIKNIGVVDNKGYEFDLSYRNKIGSVSYEVSGSITRIKNNVVDLNGEVVYEYGSRSQGGTIIKEGYPIQSYYLLHAIGIFDTQEEIDNSPFQTEDTKPGYIKFEDANNDGVINQDDRIILDKNRIPDYTASFNLSLTYKNINVSAFFNGVKGVYTFRAQPGDVPFWYGTGVTEKWITDSWTTDNMDAKLPILTTYEDAVNTNFRSSDFLLQDASYLRLKNLQVSYNLPAHITDMVKVNSAKIFVNAENLWTLTKMDTFDPERGMETDNAYYDYPSVKTFTCGIEIDF, translated from the coding sequence ATGAAAAAAAAATTACACACCTGGGAGACATTTTATCCCGGTGAAAAAAAACTACTGTTAATTATGAGGTTAACAATTTTTCTCATATTAGTCTCCGTTTTCGCCTCCACAGCGAGTGTATATTCGCAGGCTACGAAACTCACGGTAAAAATGAAGGACAGACGTATTGCCGAAGTATTTGATGCAATAGAGCAACAAAGCGAGTTTTATTTCTTTTATAACCGGGACAACTTCAACGACAATAACCTGGTTTCTGTTGACATGGAAGGAAAAACCATTGAGCAGATACTCAATCAGCTCTTTAAAGGACAGGCCGTGACATACGAAATCGTAAACAGAAATATTCTTATCAAAACAAAAAGCAGCTACCCAGGTATTTCTGAGATACAGCAAGAAGCCGTGAGTGGCAAAGTTACCGATACCAGAGGTCAGCCTCTTCCGGGTGTAACCGTTTTAGTAAAAGGAACATCACAAGGTACCGTAACCACCACCGACGGCGAATATTCAATTTCAAATATCGCCGAAAATGCCGTTCTGGTATTTTCTTTTGTCGGAATGAAGTCCCGGGAAGTGGTTGTTGGAAACCAAACCCGTATTGATATCGTTTTGGAAGAAGAGGCTATTGGACTGGATGAAGTTGTAGCCATCGGTTACGGAACACAGAAAAAAAGAGATCTGACGGCTGCAATTTCGACTGTAGGCGCCGAAGAATTGAGCAACAGGCCTATAACAAACTCCACTCAAACGCTTCAGGGAACAAAGGGGATTTATGTAAACCAGCTGGGAGCACAACCCGGAAGAAGTGATGCCTCCATTCGCATTCGTGGCCTGGGCACCTTAAACAATAATAATCCACTTGTTTTGGTAGATGGTGTTGAATTCTCTTTATCAGATGTTAATCCAAACGATATTGAAAGTATCTCGGTTTTGAAAGATGCAGCAGCTGCAGCTATCTATGGTTCAAGAGCGGCAAGTGGGGTAATTTTAGTTACAACCAAAAGCGGGGAAAGAACAAAAGGTTTTCACATCAACTACAATAACTATTTTGGAATGGAAAAAGTTATTGGGCTGCCGAACTTTATTACCGACCCTGTGAGGGTACTTGAATTAACAAATTTGGCCAAACTCAATGCAGGCCAAAATCCCTGGTACAGTGACGAAATGATTGAGGAGTACAGACAGGGCATGGAAACCGATCCCATTGTTTACCCACATAACGACTGGTTTGATATCATGTTTGATACGGGTTTTATCCAAAATCATAATGTGAGATTTACGGGGGGAGCTGACAATTATAATTTCTCATTATCCCTTGGCTATCAGGATCACAACGGAGCTCTGATGGGAACAACCTCCGACAAATATTCCATTGCTTTAAATTCCAGGGCTAATATAACCGATAGATTATCGATTGGTATAATCTTTAACGGGCAACTCAATGTATTTGATGAAGCATTAGCCGGTACTCCATATCTTATGAATACTGTTTTCAAAAATGCCGGACTGGGATATGAACCTACCTATACCGCAGATGGGAAATATGCAAACCACTGGTTTATTACACCTGGACACTATCAGTTTCGTAATCCTATAGCAGTAGCTACAGAAGGTATTAACAATCACAGAAATGAGCATTATTATTTTATTTTAGATGCCCAGTATGAATTACCCGGAAATTTTACCTACAAAGTAAAAGGCTCGTATGCCAAAGAAAACAACCTGAATACCCAGTTTGAACCTTTGGTTTATCAATATGATGCAAAAACCGGCGCCAGCAAAACAATACTGATTGCTGATGCTTCTGTCAGAAGAGCTTCAAAAAGTATAGTGAACAACTATGATTTAAACTTCAACCAAACCCTTAATTGGAATAAAGAAATTGAAAACCATGTTATCAATGCTTTGGTTGGATACGAAGTAAAAGAATTTAATTATAATAATTTGTATGGTTATATCGAAGGATTTTTAGGGAACGGGCTCACTACCTTAAATGCGGGTTCAACCGGCCCGCAAACTACCGGTACCAATTCAAGAAATTCTTTGATGTCATTTTTCGGAAGATTGGAATACAATTACAACAGCAAATATCTTTTTCAGGGAAATTTCAGATACGACGGATCATCAAGATTCGCAGAGGGCAGAAAATGGGGATTGTTTCCGTCATTTTCTGCAGGATGGCGAATTGGCCAGGAAAATTTCATGGAAAATATATCATGGCTTGACGACTTAAAAATCAGAGGCTCCTGGGGACAACTTGGAAACGAAAGAGTACCGTCTTTCCGCTATGTGAACCTGGTAAACCTGGGATATGATTACAGTTTTGGAAGTACCATTGAGCCGGGAGCTGCAATAGCAATGTACAACGACCCGACACTTACATGGGAAACATCAACTACTTCGAATATCGGGGTGGATGCCTACCTGTTGAACAACAGCTTAAATTTCAGCGTTGAATTATTTAAGAAAAGGACTTCCGACATTCTTCACAATGTAAGTATACCTACTCAGGTAGGAGATTTAACCGGCCCGATAAAAAATATAGGTGTAGTAGATAATAAAGGTTATGAATTTGATCTATCATACCGAAATAAGATTGGTTCTGTTTCTTACGAAGTATCAGGTTCTATTACCCGGATTAAAAATAATGTAGTGGATTTGAACGGAGAAGTTGTGTATGAGTATGGTTCCCGCTCTCAGGGTGGTACAATCATAAAAGAAGGATACCCGATTCAGTCCTATTATTTATTGCATGCCATCGGTATTTTTGACACTCAGGAGGAAATTGACAATTCGCCATTTCAAACTGAAGACACAAAGCCGGGTTATATAAAATTTGAAGACGCAAATAATGACGGAGTTATCAATCAGGATGACAGAATAATCCTGGATAAAAATCGTATTCCGGACTACACAGCTTCTTTCAATTTAAGTCTGACATACAAAAATATAAATGTTTCAGCGTTCTTTAACGGAGTAAAAGGGGTATACACTTTTAGAGCTCAACCGGGAGATGTGCCATTTTGGTATGGAACCGGAGTTACTGAAAAATGGATAACCGATTCATGGACTACTGATAACATGGATGCTAAACTGCCGATTTTAACCACTTATGAAGATGCAGTAAATACAAATTTTAGAAGTTCCGATTTCTTGTTACAGGATGCTTCTTACCTGCGACTTAAAAATTTGCAGGTAAGCTATAATCTGCCAGCTCATATTACCGATATGGTAAAGGTTAATTCGGCTAAGATTTTTGTTAACGCAGAAAATCTGTGGACATTGACCAAGATGGACACTTTCGACCCTGAAAGGGGTATGGAAACGGATAATGCATATTATGATTATCCAAGTGTAAAAACATTTACTTGTGGAATTGAAATCGACTTTTAA
- a CDS encoding sulfatase-like hydrolase/transferase — MKPTAISITIVFSLLLISVFSFGKGSEDAARPNVIIIYTDDQGAIDLNCFGATDLVTPNMDKLVKSGIKFTQFYGAPICSPSRAGLLTGKTPQHAGVPGNVSSLDDTAGMPSEQYTIAEMFKDAGYKTAHIGKWHLGHAKDKQPNAQGFDYSFGHFVGCIDNYSHFFYWQGPNRHDLYRNGEEVFYPGDYFPDLMVKEASGFLEKNHGSPFFMYYAMNTPHYPYQGSPEWLNYYNEKGVKYPRNLYAAFISTMDEKVGALLQKLDELGLRENTIVVFQSDNGYSTEERAHYGGGDAGVLRGSKFSLFEGGIRVPAAITWPAKLKANEVRNQVAVNADWMPTLAELCGIDLDKSELDGKSLVPVLNDKNNKTLHNEFCWQNGKHWAARKGDWKLLGNPAISGVNFLPKDSLFLVNINSDPGEIKNVADQFPEKVKELKEQYRKWSVENNQ, encoded by the coding sequence ATGAAACCTACTGCCATATCAATTACAATCGTTTTTTCCCTTTTATTAATTTCTGTATTTTCTTTTGGAAAAGGAAGCGAGGATGCCGCCAGACCCAATGTTATCATAATTTACACCGACGACCAGGGTGCGATTGATTTAAACTGTTTTGGTGCAACCGATTTGGTTACACCCAACATGGACAAGCTGGTAAAAAGCGGCATTAAATTTACTCAGTTTTACGGCGCTCCCATTTGTTCTCCTTCAAGAGCCGGGTTACTCACGGGAAAAACACCACAGCATGCGGGTGTACCGGGAAACGTGAGTTCTTTGGATGATACTGCCGGAATGCCTTCTGAACAATATACGATTGCCGAAATGTTTAAAGATGCCGGATATAAAACTGCGCACATTGGAAAATGGCATTTGGGGCATGCTAAAGACAAACAACCCAATGCGCAGGGTTTTGATTACTCCTTTGGCCATTTTGTCGGTTGTATCGATAATTATTCGCATTTTTTTTATTGGCAGGGACCTAACCGGCATGATTTATATCGCAACGGAGAAGAAGTTTTTTACCCCGGCGATTATTTTCCGGATTTAATGGTAAAAGAAGCTTCTGGATTTCTGGAAAAAAATCATGGAAGTCCGTTTTTTATGTATTATGCCATGAACACCCCGCACTATCCTTACCAGGGTTCGCCGGAATGGCTGAATTACTACAATGAAAAAGGGGTAAAATATCCCCGCAATTTATATGCAGCTTTTATTTCCACCATGGATGAAAAAGTGGGAGCACTGCTTCAAAAGCTCGATGAGTTGGGATTGCGGGAAAATACCATCGTTGTTTTTCAGTCGGATAATGGATACTCAACCGAAGAACGCGCGCATTACGGGGGCGGAGATGCAGGTGTTCTGAGGGGTTCAAAGTTTAGTCTGTTTGAAGGAGGAATCCGTGTTCCGGCGGCAATTACCTGGCCGGCAAAATTAAAAGCCAATGAAGTACGAAATCAGGTGGCAGTAAATGCCGACTGGATGCCCACACTTGCTGAACTTTGCGGAATTGATTTAGACAAAAGCGAACTGGACGGGAAAAGTTTAGTCCCTGTTCTAAACGATAAAAACAATAAAACCTTACACAACGAATTCTGCTGGCAAAATGGAAAACACTGGGCAGCAAGAAAAGGCGACTGGAAATTGCTGGGCAATCCGGCAATTAGTGGTGTAAATTTTTTACCCAAAGACTCACTTTTCCTGGTAAATATAAACAGCGATCCCGGTGAAATAAAGAATGTTGCTGACCAATTTCCGGAAAAAGTAAAGGAGCTAAAAGAGCAATACAGAAAGTGGAGTGTTGAGAATAATCAGTAA
- a CDS encoding sulfatase family protein, whose product MKFSKRLIAVFLIILTSTVFFGFRSSKEKDNNPPNIVLIYLDDMGYGDLTLTGATDYSTPNLDKIASHGMFFSHYYSPQAVCSASRAGLLTGCYPNRIGITGALSHRSTTGISDDEETIAQVLKKKGYATAIFGKWHLGYQKQFLPTKHGFDEFYGIPYSHDMWPLHPTGTYPKLPLYENETIVNPDVRPEDVAHFTADFAQKTIDFIQRNQDKPFFVYWPNPLPHVPLYASERFKGKSEQGMYGDVMMEIDWGIGEIIKTLEATGLDKNTLVIFTSDNGPWLNYGNHAGTTGGLREGKGTSYEGGQRVPCLMMWNGVIPEGVVCNNLVSGIDILPTLAAIADAPLPKNKIDGVNLLPLLKDNFEANPRETFLYYYRKNSLEAVRHGSWKLVFPHPGRTYEGFQPGNDGSPGPLNNNFSFEGGLYDLRRDPGERYDVSESNPEIVKMLEKIAEEARLDLGDDLTGNHGENRREPGRVAN is encoded by the coding sequence ATGAAATTCTCAAAACGTTTGATCGCTGTATTTTTGATCATTCTGACAAGTACTGTTTTTTTTGGTTTTCGTTCATCAAAAGAGAAGGATAACAATCCTCCGAATATCGTATTAATTTACCTCGACGACATGGGTTATGGCGATTTGACTCTTACCGGTGCTACGGATTACAGTACACCCAATCTGGATAAAATTGCGAGCCACGGAATGTTTTTCTCCCATTATTATTCGCCCCAGGCAGTATGCAGTGCATCACGTGCAGGATTGCTCACGGGGTGCTATCCCAACCGGATCGGAATTACCGGGGCGTTGAGCCACCGATCAACCACCGGAATTTCGGACGATGAGGAAACCATAGCCCAGGTGTTGAAAAAGAAAGGATATGCTACCGCTATTTTTGGAAAATGGCATTTGGGCTATCAAAAGCAGTTTCTTCCAACAAAGCACGGTTTTGATGAATTTTACGGAATCCCCTATTCACACGATATGTGGCCACTTCATCCCACCGGCACTTATCCAAAACTCCCGCTTTATGAAAATGAGACCATTGTTAACCCGGATGTGAGACCGGAAGATGTAGCGCATTTTACCGCTGATTTTGCACAAAAAACGATTGATTTTATACAACGTAACCAAGACAAGCCATTTTTTGTATACTGGCCTAATCCTTTGCCACACGTTCCGCTTTACGCTTCTGAGAGATTTAAAGGAAAATCGGAACAGGGAATGTACGGCGATGTTATGATGGAAATAGACTGGGGCATCGGAGAAATTATAAAAACACTGGAAGCAACCGGATTAGATAAAAATACACTGGTTATTTTCACCTCCGATAACGGCCCGTGGCTGAATTACGGAAACCACGCGGGCACCACCGGCGGATTGCGCGAAGGCAAAGGCACATCTTACGAAGGAGGCCAACGTGTACCCTGTTTAATGATGTGGAACGGAGTGATTCCGGAAGGAGTGGTTTGTAACAATCTGGTTTCAGGTATCGACATTTTACCCACACTGGCAGCCATTGCAGATGCTCCTCTGCCCAAAAACAAGATTGACGGAGTAAATCTGTTACCTCTCCTGAAGGATAATTTTGAAGCAAATCCACGCGAAACCTTTTTGTATTATTACCGGAAGAACAGTCTGGAAGCTGTTCGTCACGGTTCATGGAAACTTGTATTCCCTCACCCTGGCAGAACTTACGAAGGTTTTCAACCGGGTAACGATGGAAGCCCCGGGCCACTGAACAACAATTTTTCGTTTGAAGGAGGATTGTATGATTTGCGCCGCGATCCGGGAGAACGGTATGATGTTAGCGAATCGAATCCCGAAATTGTGAAAATGCTTGAAAAAATTGCTGAAGAGGCCCGCCTGGATTTGGGGGATGATTTAACCGGTAATCACGGGGAAAACCGTCGGGAGCCCGGAAGAGTTGCAAACTGA
- a CDS encoding glycosyltransferase WbsX family protein, with protein sequence MNFFKTIKVFAGLFLPCILLSCTPKNQPQNDTSVNSVENDYYVAAYVWPSCHHDERFGDMLWPEGTGEWEVIKKGNPRFEGHYQPRLPLWGYEMDNDPQVMEKWIDLAVEHGVNIFVYDWYWFDEGPFLESALNDGFLKAKNNSKMQFYIMWANHDVKHNYWNVHKFKDDTSLLWDGAVDWDNFKIIVDRVINQYFKQPNYFKIDGMPVFSIFSIDNLLQGFGGSLEEARKALDYFREEVKKAGFPGLHIQWNQGGGSIMSEAAAEKFSKRVNEMGFNSVAMYNMGGRKEDYLAYGDNSVKIRTQMDSLLNVPVFPCVSIGWDDTPRFPAKGIKDVVHYHNTPESFAALLSKAKKYAASHPEQPKIITVNAWNEWVEGSYLLPDMLNGFGYLEAVEKVIKEDYDPYSE encoded by the coding sequence ATGAATTTTTTTAAGACTATCAAAGTATTTGCAGGACTGTTTCTCCCATGCATCTTGCTTTCCTGCACACCAAAAAATCAGCCCCAAAATGACACTTCTGTAAATTCCGTTGAAAACGATTATTATGTAGCTGCCTATGTTTGGCCGTCGTGCCACCACGATGAGCGTTTTGGCGACATGCTTTGGCCCGAAGGTACAGGCGAGTGGGAGGTGATAAAAAAAGGAAATCCACGTTTTGAAGGGCATTACCAACCGCGGTTACCACTGTGGGGCTATGAAATGGACAACGACCCGCAGGTGATGGAAAAATGGATTGACCTTGCCGTTGAGCATGGTGTAAATATATTTGTTTACGACTGGTATTGGTTTGATGAAGGCCCCTTCCTGGAAAGTGCATTAAATGACGGATTTTTGAAAGCAAAGAACAATTCGAAAATGCAGTTTTATATCATGTGGGCCAACCACGATGTAAAACACAACTATTGGAATGTGCACAAATTTAAAGACGATACCTCGCTGCTTTGGGACGGAGCCGTAGATTGGGACAACTTCAAAATTATTGTTGACCGGGTTATCAATCAATACTTTAAACAACCCAACTACTTTAAAATCGATGGTATGCCGGTATTCTCCATATTTAGTATCGACAACCTGCTGCAAGGTTTTGGTGGAAGTTTGGAAGAAGCCCGGAAAGCGCTCGATTATTTCCGGGAAGAAGTTAAAAAAGCAGGTTTCCCGGGGTTACACATTCAGTGGAATCAGGGCGGAGGTTCAATTATGTCGGAGGCTGCCGCTGAAAAATTCTCAAAAAGAGTAAACGAAATGGGGTTCAACAGCGTGGCAATGTACAACATGGGCGGCCGCAAAGAAGATTACCTTGCTTATGGTGACAATTCTGTAAAAATAAGGACACAAATGGACTCCCTATTAAACGTTCCGGTATTCCCCTGCGTTTCCATTGGCTGGGATGACACACCGCGTTTCCCTGCAAAAGGAATCAAAGATGTAGTGCATTACCACAACACTCCTGAAAGTTTTGCAGCACTGTTATCCAAAGCAAAAAAATATGCCGCCAGTCATCCCGAACAACCAAAAATTATTACGGTTAATGCCTGGAATGAATGGGTGGAAGGCAGTTATTTATTGCCCGATATGTTAAACGGATTTGGGTACCTGGAAGCCGTTGAGAAAGTAATTAAAGAAGATTACGATCCGTATTCTGAATAA
- a CDS encoding sulfatase family protein: protein MYKNKKYLIFLAVILLFSQSCSEKKQVHPNIIFILTDDQRWDALGYAGNEIIQTPEMDKLAGNGIYFKNAFVTTPICAASRASLFTGLYERTHGYTFGQGNIKDPYIKNSYPVLMKEAGYYTGFFGKFGVQYDSIASLFDVAESYDRNGKFKDYRGYFYKMLGPDTVHLTRYTGQRAIDFINNAPQDRPFCLSLSFSAPHAHDSAEDQYFWQKTGDSLYSNITIPSPILSEDKYFEEQPEYVKTGENRTRWHWRYDTPEKFQHSMKGYYRMISGVDAEIGKIRKTLEEKGLADNTVILFMGDNGYFEGERQLAGKWLMYDNSLRVPMMIYDPRVKDHQDVDEMALNIDIPATILDLAGVSIPENWEGKSLSRFLSGQNPLENRESFICEHLWDVDIIAPSEGIRTKKWKYFRYRKDLAHEELYDLENDPKEITNLKDSAAFRDVMQNLKMKTDSFITVLTKAKIEN, encoded by the coding sequence ATGTACAAGAACAAAAAGTATCTGATTTTTTTAGCCGTAATTCTTTTATTTTCCCAATCGTGTTCAGAAAAAAAACAAGTTCATCCGAATATCATCTTTATTCTTACCGATGACCAGAGATGGGATGCCCTTGGCTACGCAGGAAATGAAATTATCCAAACACCTGAAATGGACAAGCTGGCCGGTAACGGAATATACTTTAAAAATGCTTTTGTTACCACTCCTATTTGTGCCGCAAGCCGGGCCAGTCTTTTTACCGGATTATATGAACGTACCCACGGCTATACTTTTGGTCAGGGAAACATAAAAGATCCTTACATCAAAAATTCGTACCCTGTTTTAATGAAAGAGGCTGGCTATTACACCGGCTTTTTTGGAAAATTTGGCGTTCAGTACGATAGTATAGCTTCACTGTTTGATGTTGCTGAAAGCTACGACCGTAACGGAAAATTTAAAGATTATCGCGGCTATTTTTATAAAATGCTGGGACCTGACACCGTGCATTTAACACGTTACACAGGTCAACGTGCAATCGATTTTATAAACAATGCGCCGCAAGATCGTCCTTTTTGTCTTTCTCTGAGTTTTAGCGCACCGCATGCACACGATTCAGCGGAAGACCAATATTTTTGGCAAAAAACAGGCGATTCATTGTATTCGAATATAACTATCCCCTCTCCTATTTTAAGCGAAGACAAATATTTTGAAGAACAGCCTGAATATGTAAAAACAGGCGAAAACCGCACGCGCTGGCATTGGCGTTACGATACTCCTGAAAAATTCCAGCACAGTATGAAAGGTTACTACCGGATGATTTCCGGAGTAGATGCTGAGATTGGCAAAATCAGAAAAACGCTCGAAGAAAAAGGGCTTGCCGACAATACGGTTATTCTTTTTATGGGCGACAACGGTTATTTTGAAGGCGAACGCCAGTTGGCAGGAAAATGGCTGATGTACGACAATTCCTTACGTGTACCTATGATGATTTATGATCCGCGGGTTAAAGATCACCAGGATGTTGACGAAATGGCTTTAAACATTGACATTCCGGCTACGATTCTTGACCTTGCCGGAGTTTCTATTCCTGAAAATTGGGAAGGGAAAAGTCTTTCCCGATTTTTGTCTGGTCAGAACCCTTTGGAAAACCGGGAATCGTTTATCTGTGAGCATTTGTGGGACGTGGACATTATCGCACCCAGCGAAGGAATCAGAACAAAAAAATGGAAGTATTTCCGATACAGAAAAGACTTGGCACACGAGGAATTATACGATTTGGAAAACGATCCAAAAGAAATCACCAACCTGAAAGATTCTGCTGCTTTCCGGGATGTGATGCAAAACCTAAAAATGAAAACAGACAGTTTTATAACAGTGCTTACTAAAGCAAAAATTGAAAATTAA